A genome region from Carassius carassius chromosome 23, fCarCar2.1, whole genome shotgun sequence includes the following:
- the LOC132101890 gene encoding extracellular calcium-sensing receptor-like, translating into MTRVCGAGLSCGLQGRSVSESLYKEGDVIIGGLFPVHVEAPEPDHAFTHIHHGSRCQGVDLRSYRWLKSMIFTVEEINRDPVLLSNITLGYLVADTCLAEGTTLRAALSLVTGQEERVLGAECNKAPVVPVIIGDARSSSSIVVADTLGVFDIPMVSYFASCACLSDSRRFHSFLRTVPSDAFQAKAMARLLHLLGWTWVGVVAGDDEYGKSGSQLLLKELENTGICVDYVEVIPKSHSQSRIRRIVERIQSSTAHVVVTFAIGPDLEVVFKEVVVQNVSNKQWIATEAWSTSIQYSVPASIPLLAGTIGFALRRADIQGLGAFLAQLNPVKQPNEPFVKDVWEEIFGCLLAQDWQPSSKRPKCTGSENVEKHGRIYTDVSQLRVTYNVYKAVYAIANAIHNMMTCQPGRGPFEDGECPDVTRINPRQLLHYLNAVNFTTPVGELFYFEDNGEPSASYDIMNWHVEESGAVNFIQIGQFDGAKGPGQELSINLEKVVWGGGWADQVPVSVCSASCLPGTRKAVQKGKPVCCFDCLPCAAGEISNMTDSTVCMRCPERFWSNNERTKCIPKVVEFLSLQDTMGIVLTVLSVTGATLTTTILAAFFHHRDTPLIRANNSELSFLLLVSLTLCFLCALVFIGRPAPWNCMLRHTWFGISFVICIACVLSKTVVVLVAFRATLPGSNLMQYFGPIQQRAGIFICTLVQIVICLLWLLLAPPLPTESAGGELGARVILQCTVGSVVGFVLVLGYIGLLAVVCFLLAFFARKLPGNFNEAKFITFSMLIFCAVWIAFVPAYVSSPGKYTVAVEIFAILASSYGLLLCIFTPKCYIILLKPEKNTKKNMMAR; encoded by the exons ATGACAAGGGTTTGTGGTGCAGGCCTGTCCTGTGGTCTGCAGGGCAGATCTGTTTCAGAAAGCCTGTATAAAGAGGGAGATGTGATAATTGGTGGTCTCTTTCCAGTTCATGTTGAAGCACCAGAACCTGATCATGCTTTCACTCATATACACCATGGTTCTCGCTGCCAGGG TGTTGACCTTCGCTCATACCGCTGGCTCAAATCTATGATTTTCACAGTGGAGGAGATTAATCGGGACCCTGTACTGCTTTCAAACATTACTCTGGGGTACCTGGTAGCTGACACTTGCCTAGCTGAGGGCACAACACTGAGAGCGGCTTTATCTCTGGTTACGGGGCAGGAGGAGAGAGTGTTGGGAGCAGAATGCAACAAGGCCCCAGTTGTGCCTGTCATTATTGGTGACGCTCGTTCCTCTTCCTCAATAGTGGTGGCTGACACGCTGGGAGTGTTTGATATCCCCATG GTGAGTTATTTTGCATCCTGTGCTTGTCTCAGTGACAGTCGCAGATTTCACTCTTTCCTGCGCACTGTTCCCAGTGATGCTTTCCAGGCCAAGGCTATGGCCCGTCTGCTGCACCTGCTGGGCTGGACCTGGGTGGGGGTAGTTGCAGGAGACGATGAATATGGTAAAAGTGGCTCGCAGCTGCTTTTGAAAGAACTTGAAAATACAGGCATCTGTGTGGACTATGTGGAAGTTATTCCTAAATCACATTCCCAAAGCCGGATCAGGCGGATTGTGGAGAGGATCCAGAGTTCCACAGCTCATGTTGTGGTAACATTTGCCATTGGCCCAGACCTTGAAGTTGTGTTCAAGGAAGTTGTGGTGCAGAATGTGAGCAACAAGCAGTGGATAGCTACAGAGGCCTGGAGCACCTCTATTCAGTATTCTGTCCCAGCAAGCATTCCTCTCCTGGCCGGTACAATCGGCTTTGCCTTGCGTCGGGCTGATATTCAGGGTCTTGGTGCTTTTCTTGCCCAGCTGAACCCTGTGAAGCAGCCAAATGAACCATTTGTAAAAGATGTTTGGGAAGAAATTTTTGGATGCTTGCTGGCACAGGACTGGCAGCCTTCATCTAAGAGACCAAAGTGCACAGGCTCAGAGAATGTGGAGAAACATGGTCGCATCTACACAGATGTTTCACAGCTGAGAGTCACTTACAATGTGTATAAGGCTGTGTATGCTATTGCCAATGCTATTCACAACATGATGACCTGTCAGCCTGGTAGAGGGCCATTTGAAGATGGAGAATGTCCTGATGTGACCCGAATAAACCCCAGACAG CTTCTGCACTACTTAAATGCAGTAAACTTCACAACACCAGTGGGTGAGCTGTTCTATTTTGAAGATAATGGTGAGCCATCTGCCTCTTATGACATTATGAACTGGCATGTCGAGGAAAGTGGAGCAGTGAATTTCATCCAGATTGGACAGTTTGATGGAGCCAAAGGACCAGGCCAGGAGCTGAGCATAAACCTTGAAAAAGTTGTTTGGGGAGGAGGCTGGGCTGACCAG GTTCCTGTATCTGTGTGCAGTGCAAGCTGTCTTCCAGGCACTAGAAAGGCTGTACAAAAAGGAAAACCTGTCTGTTGTTTTGACTGTCTCCCTTGTGCAGCAGGGGAAATCAGCAATATGACAG ACTCTACAGTGTGTATGAGATGTCCTGAGAGGTTCTGGTCAAACAATGAAAGAACAAAGTGTATCCCAAAGGTTGTGGAGTTTCTGTCCCTGCAAGATACCATGGGAATTGTCCTGACAGTCTTATCTGTCACCGGGGCGACACTGACCACAACTATTCTGGCAGCTTTTTTCCATCATCGTGACACACCCCTCATACGGGCCAACAACTCAGAGCTGAGCTTTCTGCTATTGGTATCGCTCACCCTTTGCTTCCTGTGTGCACTAGTTTTTATTGGCCGCCCTGCGCCGTGGAACTGCATGCTACGTCACACCTGGTTTGGAATCAGCTTTGTGATCTGCATTGCCTGTGTCCTCAGTAAGACTGTGGTGGTTTTAGTGGCTTTCCGGGCCACTCTACCTGGATCTAACTTGATGCAGTACTTTGGGCccatccagcagagggcaggCATCTTCATTTGCACGCTGGTTCAGATTGTCATATGTTTACTGTGGCTGCTGCTGGCTCCCCCTCTGCCCACAGAGAGTGCAGGAGGTGAGCTTGGTGCTCGAGTGATCCTGCAGTGCACGGTGGGATCTGTTGTGGGGTTTGTACTAGTACTGGGGTACATCGGTCTGTTAGCAGTGGTCTGCTTCCTGCTGGCCTTCTTTGCTCGAAAACTCCCAGGCAATTTCAATGAAGCTAAATTCATTACTTTCAGCATGCTGATCTTCTGTGCTGTGTGGATTGCATTTGTGCCAGCCTACGTCAGCTCACCGGGGAAGTACACCGTAGCTGTGGAGATTTTCGCCATTTTGGCTTCCAGTTATGGCCTGTTGCTGTGtatattcaccccaaaatgttatattattctaCTTAAACctgagaaaaatacaaaaaagaacatGATGGCTAGATAA